A segment of the Lycium barbarum isolate Lr01 chromosome 7, ASM1917538v2, whole genome shotgun sequence genome:
TAGCCACTGCCAGAATGAAAGAGGATGTACAAACCACTAAGGtggccaatgagaaaatgaaagaagcagaaacttgcctagcttatgttgaggaactaacaaAACAACACCCCGCCAATCGGGTAAATGGGGGAAGACGCCTGAAGCACCGCTTGGAAGTTATATCCTACTTAgccaacaagaagggcttgaccccataccataTGGAGAAGACAAGTTACTTATCCCCAACTTGAAAGCTTAAGGAGACCCACGTGACTCTCAACTCGAGGAGCCTCTTGTgtcatgcacaattgttcttaaaggcacaagatcacacaattggggtGCACCAGTAGAATTGAcaaaacaagaactcttggaaACTTTGGGGAGCATTAGGGTGTACGCACAAAGCCCAAATTTGTTACCACCATGCGCTCCTTCCATGGGTTAcagaaaatgcctctaccaccgagGTCAATCAGGTCACACTGCCAACGAGTGCATAGCATTAGAAAAAAAGCTTATCTAATGGATTAatcaagggagaattagccaactgtgGGGGCCCCACTCTCTCCTGACTCATGACCAAAGAAGAAATCACCCAGAAAGGATATCCAAGGTTAGGTTCGGGAGAAACAACTTTTCCAAATTTGAGGAGTCATACGCCAGGATTCACTCCTTACTATGCAGCGTAAAGAAGACAAGGGCAGTACGACAAACCTACCAGGATCACCCAGGATCCTCGAAAGGAAGGGTTTGTGTGTATCACCATGGCCACCCTGGCCACAACATTGAAGAGTGTgtgaatttcaagcttgaactagGACGCCTTGTGAATGAAGGGCATGTTTGGATTGTCGCGGGAGGACAAGGATAGAAGCTGAAGATAAAGAAGACAATGAAGATctgcttagtatggttgggttaaaaaaacataagtatccctttactgttTTTAATAAGATAAAGTAtctttttccctttttatgtaaacggaatcacgctgacctgatgtcccattggggatacgtgggaagcctataTAGGGCCTAGTCAGGGTAGCAAAAAttaagtttcgggtagcataaTAAAAACCTTTCTatgtatgcctgaactacggatggacctgatttccctttggtgggatacgtaggcagtctatttaagactcggtccttttacaataaaaatttaaatcccccttagtataggatgggtagaagcaaatcaaccatacaaACTATTTACCGCAAATCAGACAAAAAAAAAACCTGGAATGTGAATCAATCAAGGAGTTAAAACAAAGTATATgattctatgtgctataaactgcaaacaacgtGATATTTTGTGTTTCATGCTTAAGCCTAATGCTAACTTGAAAGATTTTTGAGTTGTTTTatcttatagacaggggtcgattcgctAGCACCAGTCACTCGATCAAAAGCTGtcgcagcgtccttaaaccctcaagaagaaaacatgcctgaaactccACCACCAAAGATAAATGTCTTAGTAGAAGGTACCCCAACCGTGGACATAGCCAGAATGCCTGTGGAAGAGGTTGTCAGTCTACTGATGAGACAATTAGCTAAGGCCAGAGAAGAGGCGGACCGTGTAAGGGTCGAGAAAGAAAACACTACGAAtgctgaggctaggagacctccacccactttccTAAATCCGGATTTACCAATTCCTGATCACTTTCCTCAAACCCAAACTGGGGCTACCTTCCAGACTCCACTACGCCGAAATGGCACCCATGTGGGGAGCTCCTCCTACCATACCCCGGCATTTCAAACACCGGTTCGCGCAACAAACGCAAATGGTTATCAAGCCCTTCGGGCAACAGGAGTTCCGATGACTTATCCCGTacaaccaaatgtcacttttcaagagcatgtcacccatattgactcttcgccagaattggaaaatatggaaatgttctttaaagcaagaatagacaaaatAGAGAAAGATATGGGCAAGAAGATTGCCGAGCTGGAGCATGgctccaaaaagaaagaagggttgaggTACTCTGATCTGTGCATCCATCCAGATTTAGGCCTGCTTGAAGGCTTTAACATTCCCCAATTTGATCATTTCAACGGGTCGAGCAACCCTAGAGCCCACTTTAGGGCTTACTGTGATCAGCTAGTCGGAAgtagtggacatgaagcccttcTTATGCGGTTGTTTAGTCGAAGTCTGTCAGGGACAGCTATAGAATGGTTCATTTCTCAAGATATTAGCCAGTGGAAAACATGGGGAAAATGGCGAGTTCGTTCATGGAAAGATTCTGCTTCAATGTGAAAAACGTACCTGATCGCTTCTCGTTGGACAAAATTCATCAGAAATCAACTGAAACCTACCGAGAGTACGCTAGTCGCTGGAGAGATAAAGCGGCACGTGTACAACCTCCTATGACTGAATCTGAGCTGGTAACTGCATTTATACGATACCAAGAAGCCGATTGCTTTGAATAAATGATAACCATGAAAGGGAGTTCCTTCACAGATATAGTTACTGTAGGGGCAGATATCGAAGACGGCCTTAAAACTGGTaggattgttagtgtactaaacagATCAGGTGCGTCAGGCACCATGAgtggcaaaaagaaaagagaagacatTGCCTGTGTTTCTAGAACTACTAGTCCAAAAAACCAAGGAAAAGAAATAATCTACAAAAATCCagataactaccaatcacctccaccaaccagCTACACAATCAcctcaccccaatatagcccaatgaCCGTGTGCTACGCACAACCTGGCTACCAAGCCCCACAACAAAACTATCAAATACCAGCACCAAACAACTGagctccacgaccaaattatcgaatgctAACACCCgataaccaagctccacaaaaccaGACTTTTCAGAACCAGCCTCCACCGGTAAACTATAAGGCGCCCCAAAGGAAACCTATGAGAGCATTCACCCCTCTGTCGGAATCGAGGACAAGTCTATTTGCCAAGCTAAGGGATGCTGGGCGAGTAAATGTCGTCCCACCTAAACCTGCTAACCCTACTGATCAATGGTACAGGCCAGATctcacttgcgcctatcattctaaccaagctGGCCATCCcactgaatattgcataaacctgaGACACAAATTACAGGACATGATTAAAAATCGTGAGCTCATCTTAGAGCCAACACCTtcaaatgtggacacaaatcttCTCCCAAAGCATGGAGGGAACCAAATTCACATAATAGAGAGAGGTGATGAGTGGGAAGAAAGCCCAACTATAATTCGTCCAAATGTTGAAGGATTAGAGAGCACTGTCGCCTCATTGTCACTACAAGAGCGAGAAGAAGTGGTAGACCCTCTGACAAAGGGATCTGAGATATCTGCCATAGCCAAAAGAGAACCTTTCATGCTCAAGTACTCCTCAACGGTTTCTCGAGTTCACAACGAACCGTTCGTACTCAGAACATCAGCATCAATTGAGAATAAACCCTTTCTGATCAAACCACCGCACCAAATGATGATCAACAAAGATAAAGAAATAGCTAatgtggttcagggtatgaccaggtcagGAAGGTGTTATGCCCCAGAAGAACCTGTGCCCGAAGTGCCTCGTCGCGAAAACCCTCAGAAGAAGCCGATAGCTGAAGGTGAAGCTGGAAATTTCTTGAGGCAAATGCCGGTCATGGATTATTTGATTGTTGAGCACCTGCATAAAAATCCTACtaggatatcagtaatgtcacTACTATTCAGTTCATCCCAACATCGTCTAGCCTTAATGAAAGCCTTggatgaaatccaagtacctaTCGGCACCACGAGCGAAACATTTGCCGAAATTATGGGGTATGTTGTGCGAGCTCATAGGCTGTCATTTTCTGACGATGAATTACCAAGAGAGGGGAAGTCCCACAATAAAACCCTGCACATAACAGTAAAATACCGTGACAAAATTATCCCACAAGTACTGATTGATGGGGGAGCTGGGctgaatgtatgccctgtgacgacTCTGAAACAGCTCGGATATGATATTGGTAAAATCCGCCAGAGTCGGACCaacgtaaaagcttatgatggtgcAACCAGCGACCCGATTGGAGAAATAGATTTACACATATAGATGGGCCCTATGGAGTTCGTAGTGGAGTTCGTTATCATGGACATCAAAACAAGCTATAACCTGTTGTTGGGCCGACCTTGGCTGCACGCCGCTGGAGCAGTAGCATTTTCGTTACACCAATCTCTCAAATTCATGTGGGATGATCAGGAAGTCGTGATTCACGACAAAGGAAGTGTCCATAATTATCCAAATAACTCTGTGCCAGTCATAAAGAGATCACTAGCGGGCGCTGATTTTCACACTGTTGAGCTAGCCATGATAGGTTgtaggggagatgatgaagatatccctatggCATTGGTTTACAAGATGGTCGCTACAGCTATGATGACGAATGGGTTTGAACCCGAGAAAGGTCTAGGAAAGAACTTACAAGTAATCAGAGAACCAGTAAGTATCAAACACAGGAAGTACCGATTTTGGGTCGGATACAAGCCATGTCAAGCAAAAGAAGAGGAAGCAGAGTATGGAGCGAGAGgtcccgttgaaatgagaaaatcATTCCCTCATCTCTACCAATCCTTCACTCCATGCCCATTGAGCCACAACGGCGAAGATCCAGACAAGGGTTTGAGGACGCTGCTTTGGGAAGGAGAATGTgcagccatcattgaagaatgctttgaagcatcaGAGATTCGCCCTGCTGAACCAGGAGAGACAATATATGGATGGACTTCTACGCCgttgttcactctgcggtagaaagaatgctcatttaaaaaaaaaacggtgAAAGTCGACTTTAAGGCCCGGCTTAtcgccttttcatgttttcttattCTACGTGTTGTTTAAATAACAGGAAATGGCTTGATGTTCCATTCCAAGTCAGGACCACCGTTTGTActgccttttaaaatttcaatgaaaacgcctcaaagtttgTAATACAACAGAATCGTTTTACTTcaactatataagtatatatatatatatatatatatatatataatataactttATATCAATACATAATTGAGATTGCTTGTACATGATTAATAACCATGTTATTTtattttacagtaataatacagaggccacaaataCTGTCATGACATGTGACAAAGCAAGTGAAAATGACGATGAACAAAATGACGATCAAAAGGAAGAGATAACTAAACCGGAAGGGTTAATAGACATTAAAGAAGAATATGATAGCAGACCCACTCCAAACCTAGAGGAAATAGAAGAAGTTAATCTAGGAAGTGAGGAGTTGGTAAAGGAGACTAGAATAAGTGTGCACTTAACGGaagctgagaaagaagggtatcggAGCCTActgaaagagtatgaagatgttttCGCTTGGTCATATACTGATATGCCAGGTCTGAGTACGAATattgttgcccataggttgcCAATCCTCGAAGGGTTCGCCCCGGTGAAACagaaaatcaggcagcctaagCCCGATATCAGCAttcgaattaaagaagaagtagaaaaacagattcagtcaGGGGTCGTTGAGGTGACACCATACCCGAAATGGTTAGTGAACATAGTTctggtaccaaagaaagatgaGAAAATAAGGATTTGTGTGGACTAGCGCGGTTGAGGACTACCGCGATCTCAAccgcgct
Coding sequences within it:
- the LOC132601591 gene encoding uncharacterized protein LOC132601591, with product MLTPDNQAPQNQTFQNQPPPVNYKAPQRKPMRAFTPLSESRTSLFAKLRDAGRVNVVPPKPANPTDQWYRPDLTCAYHSNQAGHPTEYCINLRHKLQDMIKNRELILEPTPSNVDTNLLPKHGGNQIHIIERGDEWEESPTIIRPNVEGLESTVASLSLQEREEVVDPLTKGSEISAIAKREPFMLKYSSTVSRVHNEPFVLRTSASIENKPFLIKPPHQMMINKDKEIANVVQGMTRSGRCYAPEEPVPEVPRRENPQKKPIAEGEAGNFLRQMPVMDYLIVEHLHKNPTRISVMSLLFSSSQHRLALMKALDEIQVPIGTTSETFAEIMGYVVRAHRLSFSDDELPREGKSHNKTLHITVKYRDKIIPQVLIDGGAGLNVCPVTTLKQLGYDIGKIRQSRTNVKAYDGATSDPIGEIDLHI